Part of the Caldilineales bacterium genome is shown below.
CGCTATCTGGCCGACGAAACCGGCTATGCCGCCGAAGAATGGCACGAGCAGGCCGAACGCCACGAACACGCCCTCGCCCCCACCGACCTGGAATCGCTCTCGGCCCGGCTGGGCAACCCGATCAACGACCCGCACGGCGACCCCATCCCTGATGCCGCCGGCGAATTCATCGCCCCCGAGGGTCTGTCCCTGTCGGCGGCGCCTCTCGACCAGCCCGTCCGCATCGTCCACATCGAAGACGAACCGGAAACGATCTATGCGCAGTTGGTGGCCGAGGGCCTCTACCCGGGCCAGGTCATCCGCGTGATCGAGGCGGCGCCGCAGCGCGTGCGCTTCTGGAGCAACGGCAACGAACACGTCCTCGCCCCCCTTTTGGCTGCCAACATCGCCGTCGCTCCGATGCTGTCCACGGCCCGGCGCCTCGACGACGCCCGCCTGGCTGCCACCGAGACGCTGGCCAACCTGGCCATCGGGCAGAAGGGCAAAGTCGCTGGCATCTCACCCCGCTGCCGCGGGGCCGAGCGACGGCGCTTGATGGATCTGGGCGTCCTGCCGGGCGCCATCATCGGCGCCGAAATGATCAGCCCCAGCGGCGACCCCACCGCCTACAGCATCCGCGGGGCCACCATCGCCCTGCGCCACGAACAAGCCCGCCTCATCCACATCACCCGCCAGGCGGAGGCCACAGCATGAAGCAAAACACAAACACCCGCGCCACCCAAACCCCGGCCCCTGGCAACGGCCATCCTCAAAGCCCCTTGAGCTATGACGATGTCATCGCTGATGCCGGCGGCCTGACCCTCAACATCGCCCCGCTCCCCGATAGCATGGCTGCTGCGCCCGGCTGCACCACCTGCGCCACCCACAACGCCTCGAACCTGCTCAAACTGGGCATCGACATGACCGAGTGGGACTACGTGGTGGCGCTGGCCGGAAACCCCAATGTGGGCAAGAGCACCGTCTTCAATGCCCTCACCGGGCTGCGCCAACACACCGGCAACTGGCCCGGCAAGACCGTCACCCGCGCCGAGGGCGGCTTCGAGTTCGGCGGCGGCCGCTACAAACTGGTCGATCTCCCCGGCGCCTACTCGCTCCTGGCCACCAGCCTGGACGAAGAAGTAGCCAGGGACTTCATCCTCTTCGGCCAGCCCGATGTCACCGTGGTTGTGGCCGACGCCACCCGCCTCGAGCGCAACCTCAACCTGGTCATCCAGGTGCTTGAGATCACCGACCGCGTCGTCGTCTGCCTGAACCTGATGGACGAAGCCCGGCGGCACGGCCTCCTGGTCGACGACCGCCGCCTGGCCCGCGACCTGGGCGTGCCCGTCATCCCCACCGAGGCCCGTCAGCGCCGCGGCCTGCCCGAATTGCTGCAAGCGATCAGCGATGTCGCCAGCGGCCGCACCGTCTGCAAACCCCACCGTCTGAGGAACGAATCGCCGACGCTGAAACGAGCCTTGTCGCAACTCAGCGGCCAGATCGAAGCCCTGTTCCCCGGCCTGCCCAACGCCCGCTGGGTGGCCATGCGCCTGCTCGATGGCGACGAACGCATCACCGAGGCCGTCCGCAAAGGCGAACTGGGCGACCTGCGCCGCGGCAGCCTTGAGGACCGCACCCAAAACATGACTCTGCAATTGGAGGCCGCATGACCGCATCCTCACTTAGCGCCAACTGGCCCGGCTCATCGCCGGCAGGCAACGGCGCCCAGGTTGCCGACCAGCCACCCGCCCCCGCCCAGGTCCAAAACCTGCTGGCCAGCGCCCGCCATCTGCGCTGGCAGATCGGCGACGATTTCCACGAAACGCTGATGGAGGCCATCTACACCGACGCCGCCGCCATCGCCGACCGCGCCGTGACCCGCCCCGGCCAGAAACCTCGCTTCGACCTCGATCGCACCATCGACCGCCTTGTCACCAGCCGTCTCTGGGGCTTCCCCCTGATGTTGTTGCTGTTTACCGCCGTTTTCTGGATCACGATCACCGGCGCCAACATCCCCTCGGCCATGATCGCCGACGTCCTCATCGGCAAAGTCTACCCCTGGCTGCACCAGATGGCCGACCTCATCCGGCTGCCGTGGTGGCTCAGCGGCTTGCTGATCGACGGCATGTACCTGGCCACGGCCTGGGTCGTCAGCGTCATGCTGCCCCCCATGGCCATCTTCTTCCCGCTCTTCACCCTGCTCGAGGACTTCGGCTATCTGCCCCGCGTGGCCTTCAACCTCGACGCCATCTACAAAAAGGCGGGCGCTCACGGCAAGCAGTCGCTCAGCACGATGATGGGTTTCGGCTGCAACGCCGCCGGGGTGGTGGCCACGCGCATCATCGACAGCCCGCGCGAGCGTCTGATCGCCATCCTCACCAACAACTTCGCCCTCTGCAACGGCCGCTGGCCCACTCAGATTCTCATCGCTTCGCTGTTCATCGGCGGGCTGGTCTCGGCCAAATGGGCGGGGCTGGTCTCGGCGATGGCTGTGGTCGGCGTCGCCGTCCTGGGTGTGTTCATCAGCTTTGTGGTTTCGTGGGGTCTCTCGCGCTCGGTGCTGCGCGGCCAGGTGTCCACCTTCAGCCTCGAACTGCCTCCCTATCGCCCACCCCGTATCTTGCAGACGATCTACACTTCGGTCATCGACCGCACCCTGATCGTGTTGTGGCGGGCGGTGGTCTTTGCCATGCCGGCGGGCGCCGCGATCTGGCTGACGGCTAACATCACCATCGGCGGGGTCAGCATCGCCGAACACACGGTCAACATCCTCAACCCCCTCGGCCTCCTGCTCGGTCTGAACGGCGTCATCCTGGTCGCCTACATCGTCGCCATCCCCGCCAACGAGATCGTCATCCCCACTGTCTTGATGCTGACCGTGCTCGTCACCGGCATATCCGGCCTCGGCCAGGGGGCCGGGGTCATGTTCAATCTGGAAAACAGGGCCGATCTCATGACCTTGTTCCAGGCCGGCGGCTGGACACTGCTGACGGCGGTCAACCTCATGCTCTTCAGCCTCATCCACAATCCGTGCAGCACAACCATCTTCACCATCTTCAAAGAAACCGGCAACCGCAAATGGACGGCCGTGGCCGCACTGATGCCGGTGGCGATGGGCCTGATCGTGACCTTCGTGGTGGCGCAGGTGTGGCGGCTGTTGGCATAGGATAGCGGTCGGAGCGCTGCGAGCGCTCCGACCGCTGCGTGCGATCTCCCCCCCGCCACCGCCCCGCCACTTGACACTTCGCCCTTTACACCCGACACTTTACACCCCCCCACCCCCCACCCGCCACCCGCCATCCTTCGTTTCACTCAGGACAAGCTCTGCGACCTGCCACCTACCCCTCCCCATGCCCCCCCAACTCCTCTATCTCTCCCGCGCCGAGGTCGAAGCCGCCGGCCCGGCCATGCCTGAAATCATCGCCGCCCTCGAAGTCGCCTTCCGCGAACACGGCCAGGGCAAGGTGGAGATGCCGCCCAAGCCCGGCGTCCACTCCCGGCCCGACAGCTTCATCCACGCCATGCCCGCCTACATCCCCGCCCTCGCTGCCATCGGCCTGAAATGGGTCAGCGGCTACCCGGCCAACCAGGCGCGCGGCCTGCCCTACATCACCGGCCTGCTGATCCTCAACGACGACGATACCGGTCTGCCCCTGGCGGTGATGGACTGCACCTGGATCACGGCCAAACGCACAGGCGCCGCCACCGCCCTGGCCGCTAAATACCTGGCCCGACCCGATGCCAAAACCGTCGGCATCCTGGGTTGCGGTGTACAGGGGCGCAGCAATCTGGAAGCTCTGCGGGTGCTGTTCCCGATCGAGCGCGTCCGGGCCTTCGACAGAACCATGGCCTCGGCGCAGCGATATGCCGACGATGTACGCAACTGGTGGGGGCTGGAGGTGGAAATCGCCGCCGAGCCGCGGCAGGCCGTTTCTGGCTGCGACCTGGTGGTCACGGCCGGGCCGATCCTGCACACACCGCATGCCACGATCAAG
Proteins encoded:
- a CDS encoding metal-dependent transcriptional regulator, which produces MPEPLLYLIIAGLITSAGLLAFWPRRGLFPRWQRARQATEHVLTEDALKHIHAWEMRGQVATTESVAGALQISSDRSAALLGNMAAANLLVADQGGVRLTPSGREAALHIIRAHRLWERYLADETGYAAEEWHEQAERHEHALAPTDLESLSARLGNPINDPHGDPIPDAAGEFIAPEGLSLSAAPLDQPVRIVHIEDEPETIYAQLVAEGLYPGQVIRVIEAAPQRVRFWSNGNEHVLAPLLAANIAVAPMLSTARRLDDARLAATETLANLAIGQKGKVAGISPRCRGAERRRLMDLGVLPGAIIGAEMISPSGDPTAYSIRGATIALRHEQARLIHITRQAEATA
- a CDS encoding 50S ribosome-binding GTPase, translated to MKQNTNTRATQTPAPGNGHPQSPLSYDDVIADAGGLTLNIAPLPDSMAAAPGCTTCATHNASNLLKLGIDMTEWDYVVALAGNPNVGKSTVFNALTGLRQHTGNWPGKTVTRAEGGFEFGGGRYKLVDLPGAYSLLATSLDEEVARDFILFGQPDVTVVVADATRLERNLNLVIQVLEITDRVVVCLNLMDEARRHGLLVDDRRLARDLGVPVIPTEARQRRGLPELLQAISDVASGRTVCKPHRLRNESPTLKRALSQLSGQIEALFPGLPNARWVAMRLLDGDERITEAVRKGELGDLRRGSLEDRTQNMTLQLEAA